The DNA segment TGCTCGGCCATGACGACCTGCACAAGTTTCATGAGAGCGCCATTGGAAATGGTCATGTGACCAAAGTTTGGAAACGGTTGGTAGGCAGCACCACCTATGAAAATAAACAACAGACATtacacatgattgtacatgtatagattagTTTAAAGTGAGTGTAACTATACCTACCATTGATGAATGTGAATGATGTTCCTTCTTTGTCTTGGATTGGAAGCAAAAAGTACTTTGCAATCAAAAAGTGAGGCTCGATTTTGTCAGTACAGACAATCTGCAAAAGTTATAATTGTCATTAGAACAAAACTTATGCAGAAATAATAGTAATTATATAGTGTTGACATGTTCATACTGAATTACTTACTGTTCTTATCTCTTCCACTGAAAATTCAAGTAGTGTTTTAGCAAAGCTGAAACCGCCGACAGTGGCCACAACATCGGTGTAGCTGCCAACCTTCTCAAGCACCTTCttctgcaagtcagcagcgtCCTTCTCTGAGCCTGCAGGAATAAGTACAACACTTTAAAATTGAAAGCATATTTCCACTATCGTTTACACTAGGTCAATTTCCACCATTCACTCACCGACATTTCCTACAACAGAGACGAACTTGTCCTCTGCTGGGTTCCCTAGTCTCTCACTGACTTTCTTGACAGACTCTTCAGAGCGGAAGATACCCACGACTTTCACATCACCTGCAAGCATGAAAATAATCATTAAAAAAATGTCAAGCATATGAACATGATGTCGATGATGGATAACCTTTTTCTAGGGAGGCTTTGATGAAACCTTGTCCAATTGTTCCTGAAGCTCCAAACACAAGTACTGTCTTTGCCATTGTGGAAATCAGTATAGATGATATCTATGCTTTCCTTGCAAGGAGGTTTATTTATACAGACCACAGTGGAATTTGGGAATTCTTTATAGGTCAGCAAATCATGATTTACACGATTTATACACACA comes from the Halichondria panicea chromosome 4, odHalPani1.1, whole genome shotgun sequence genome and includes:
- the LOC135335001 gene encoding uncharacterized protein LOC135335001; amino-acid sequence: MAKTVLVFGASGTIGQGFIKASLEKGDVKVVGIFRSEESVKKVSERLGNPAEDKFVSVVGNVGSEKDAADLQKKVLEKVGSYTDVVATVGGFSFAKTLLEFSVEEIRTIVCTDKIEPHFLIAKYFLLPIQDKEGTSFTFINGGAAYQPFPNFGHMTISNGALMKLVQVVMAEHKDKPVRINEFVIACFVTPWDNPTVPPGLTFSRTDNITMGKGLLGVIVHPNSKNVVLDVTVENVEKLAKDGTL